From the genome of Symphalangus syndactylus isolate Jambi chromosome 5, NHGRI_mSymSyn1-v2.1_pri, whole genome shotgun sequence, one region includes:
- the LOC134736798 gene encoding uncharacterized protein yields the protein MKESFSRSSLWGLLKKQPGSPRPAPASPGVLNRSPVRARPGRAPGLQDGVPRPAHLRPRAGGEEASLDEWGFVRRQPRLPSAGTPRTTEAVCERNGNEPQALPKEPHPLPCAGLRNAGQPERNPRWERRSRASETPLRRTL from the coding sequence ATGAAAGAGAGTTTCAGCCGATCCTCATTGTGGGGCCTGCTGAAAAAGCAGCCCGGGTCGCCCCGGCCAGCCCCGGCCAGCCCCGGAGTCCTGAATCGGAGCCCTGTGCGCGCCAGGCCGGGCCGCGCGCCCGGGTTGCAGGATGGCGTGCCCAGGCCAGCCCATCTGCGGCCGCGGGCCGGCGGGGAGGAAGCGTCCCTGGATGAATGGGGCTTTGTTCGTAGGCAGCCGCGGCTACCCTCTGCAGGCACGCCCCGCACAACAGAAGCTGTATGCGAGAGGAATGGAAATGAGCCTCAGGCCCTGCCGAAGGAGCCCCATCCCCTTCCCTGCGCGGGGCTGAGGAATGCTGGCCAGCCGGAAAGGAACCCTCGCTGGGAACGCCGCTCTCGCGCCTCTGAAACCCCATTGAGAAGAACCCTTTGA